In one window of Coleofasciculus sp. FACHB-1120 DNA:
- a CDS encoding M28 family peptidase has protein sequence MDLKENLRSHLTQIVRDRDPYLASSGHFYVQHYIREQLQQWGTVETHEFSIRGQNHQNLILNLPAATNNQKPPILIGAHYDAAPGTPGADDNATGVAALLELARIFAAEPVKYPMRLVAFDMEEYGMLGSQQYASDLKQQGQSLRLMLSLEMLGYCNSALGSQRYPAGLERFYPNRGDYIALIGNLPTIPDLIHLSRNIRKVGVPSEWLPVPNKGLMVRSTRLSDHSPFWDLGYKAMMVTDTAFMRNPHYHQPSDTIETLDLDFLTGVCHGLASGIRRL, from the coding sequence TTGGATTTAAAAGAAAACTTGCGATCGCATCTCACCCAGATAGTACGCGATCGCGACCCCTATCTCGCCAGTTCCGGGCATTTCTACGTCCAGCACTACATCCGCGAACAACTGCAACAATGGGGAACGGTAGAAACCCACGAGTTCAGCATTCGCGGTCAAAACCATCAGAATCTCATTCTGAATCTACCGGCGGCTACAAATAATCAGAAGCCACCGATTCTTATTGGCGCACATTATGACGCTGCACCCGGAACCCCAGGAGCAGATGATAATGCCACGGGTGTCGCCGCGCTATTGGAATTGGCGAGAATTTTCGCAGCAGAACCCGTAAAATACCCGATGCGATTGGTTGCTTTTGATATGGAAGAATACGGGATGCTGGGGAGTCAGCAATATGCCTCTGATTTGAAGCAACAAGGACAATCCCTTCGCTTGATGCTTTCCTTAGAAATGCTGGGATATTGCAATTCCGCCCTAGGTTCGCAACGCTATCCCGCTGGATTAGAACGTTTTTACCCAAATCGGGGTGATTACATTGCTTTGATTGGCAATTTACCGACTATTCCTGATTTAATTCACCTGAGTCGCAACATTCGTAAAGTTGGAGTTCCAAGCGAATGGTTGCCGGTGCCGAATAAAGGTTTAATGGTCCGCTCAACGCGACTGAGCGATCATTCGCCCTTCTGGGATCTGGGTTATAAAGCCATGATGGTGACAGATACGGCATTTATGCGGAATCCACACTACCATCAGCCGAGCGACACCATAGAAACCCTGGATTTGGACTTTCTTACCGGCGTCTGTCATGGTTTAGCTTCTGGTATTCGCCGTTTGTAA